Within Runella rosea, the genomic segment GGCCCATAAAGCCATTTTGAACAATAATAACACGTTATTGATATCTCCAACTGGCTCTGGTAAAACGCTGGCCTTTCTGTTGCCACTGGTACAATTACTTCAACCTGAAAAACAGACGGTTCAGTGTTTGATTCTTACCCCTTCGCGTGAGTTAGCAATGCAAATTGAGCAGGTATGGAAAAAAATGGCCACGGGTTTTAAAGTAAATGTGTGTTATGGAGGACACGCGATGGCGACCGAAATCCAGAATTTTAGTCAGCCCCCGGCGGTCTTGATTGGTACTCCGGGTCGAATTGCCGACCACTTGACCCGTAACTCATTTTCGTTGGACGATATTCAGACGCTGATTCTGGATGAATTTGATAAGTCCTTGGAAATGGGCTTTCAGGAGCAAATGGCCTTTATCATGGACGGTTTACGAAATCTCACCAAACGGGTGCTGGTATCGGCCACGGCGGGCATCAAAATTCCTGGGTTTGTGGGATTGGTCACGCCCACCATTGTCAATTTTACGCCCGAAGAAGAAGGCCCGCAAGCTTTGGTGATGAAGGCCGTGATTTCGGAAGATAAAGACAAGGCCGATACATTGTTTCGGCTGATTTGTTCACTACATTCGGAGTCGGCACTGATTTTCTGCAATCACCGCGATGCCGTGGAGCGAACCTGCGAATTGTTAAAGGAAAGGGGCGTTCAGGCGGCTTTTTATCACGGTGGCATGGACCAAGATGCGCGCGAACGCGCATTGATTCAGTTCAGAAACGGTAGTGTCAATTATTTGGTTACCACAGATTTGGCTGCGCGTGGGCTGGATATTCCCGAGATGAAACACGTTATCCATTATCATTTGCCCATCCATGAGCACGAGTTCATTCACCGGAATGGCCGAACGGCCCGAATGCACGCCACGGGCAATTCTTATTTGATTTTCCAAAAGGACGAAGTGCGCCCACAATACGTGGAAAACAATATGATCGAAATCCAGCTTTTGGATACCTACCCATTGCC encodes:
- a CDS encoding DEAD/DEAH box helicase, with the protein product MNKNQPISTILSNVGVEALNPMQQAAHKAILNNNNTLLISPTGSGKTLAFLLPLVQLLQPEKQTVQCLILTPSRELAMQIEQVWKKMATGFKVNVCYGGHAMATEIQNFSQPPAVLIGTPGRIADHLTRNSFSLDDIQTLILDEFDKSLEMGFQEQMAFIMDGLRNLTKRVLVSATAGIKIPGFVGLVTPTIVNFTPEEEGPQALVMKAVISEDKDKADTLFRLICSLHSESALIFCNHRDAVERTCELLKERGVQAAFYHGGMDQDARERALIQFRNGSVNYLVTTDLAARGLDIPEMKHVIHYHLPIHEHEFIHRNGRTARMHATGNSYLIFQKDEVRPQYVENNMIEIQLLDTYPLPNPPEFVTIYVSGGKKNKLNKVDIVGFFSQKGELEKGDLGLIEVKDYISFAAVKRSKYKALLEKIKEEKMKGKKYKIEVAR